The Gasterosteus aculeatus chromosome 17, fGasAcu3.hap1.1, whole genome shotgun sequence genome includes a window with the following:
- the setmar gene encoding histone-lysine N-methyltransferase SETMAR, whose product MSADLSNCLEKVPVLIRRSSAAFPQFQYSPDNVQGPGCTTDPSEVTLPGCSCRSASCCPDTCPCLRTCGRAYDGALLALGPAGSGYCSPVFECNALCACSDACSSRVVQGGLRLRLEVYATENKGWGVRTLQAIPRGTFVCEYAGEVIGLEEARRRQLAQRPGDNNYIIAVREHAGEGSVTETFVDPAAVGNAGRFLNHSCRPNLFMQPVRVHSLVPRLALFAGRNVAAREELTFDYTGGYGNRLPAERLDTPRDGGTDGLQRKECHCGANNCGRFLPLDLSIINAK is encoded by the exons ATGAGCGCGGATTTGAGCAACTGCCTGGAGAAGGTCCCGGTTCTGATCCGGAGGAGTTCTGCGGCTTTCCCTCAGTTCCAG TACTCCCCAGATAACGTCCAGGGCCCAGGGTGCACCACGGACCCCAGCGAGGTCACCCTCCCCGGCTGCTCCTGCcgctccgcctcctgctgccCCGACACCTGCCCCTGCCTGCGGACGTGCGGCCGCGCCTACGACGGCGCCCTGCTGGCCCTCGGCCCGGCGGGCTCCGGCTACTGCTCCCCGGTGTTTGAGTGCAACGCCCTGTGCGCCTGCAGCGACGCCTGCTCCAGCCGGGTGGTGCAGGGGGGGCTCCGGCTCCGGTTGGAGGTTTACGCCACAGAGAACAAGGGCTGGGGGGTGCGGACGCTCCAGGCGATCCCACGTGGGACGTTTGTGTGCGAGTACGCGGGCGAGGTGATcggtctggaggaggcccgGCGCAGACAGCTCGCCCAGAGACCCGGGGACAATAACTACATCATCGCGGTGAGGGAGCACGCGGGCGAAGGCTCCGTCACCGAGACGTTCGTGGACCCCGCCGCCGTGGGGAACGCGGGCCGCTTCCTCAACCACTCGTGCCGGCCCAACCTGTTCATGCAGCCGGTCCGCGTGCACTCGCTGGTTCCCCGGCTGGCGCTGTTCGCCGGGCGGAACGTCGCCGCGCGAGAGGAGCTGACGTTCGACTACACCGGCGGATACGGCAACCGACTCCCCGCGGAGCGGCTGGACACGCCGCGGGACGGTGGGACGGACGGACTCCAGAGGAAGGAGTGCCACTGCGGTGCCAACAACTGCGGTCGCTTCCTCCCGCTGGATTTATCCATCATCAACGCGAAATAG